One genomic segment of Microcella indica includes these proteins:
- a CDS encoding TetR/AcrR family transcriptional regulator: MSAAPRTARGERTRRAILDAAEHVFAELGYAESSIVRITERAGVGQGTFYLYFDSKLQVFEELVDDLNRRVRHAMTEHATDDMSRIEREREGFRGFFRFTAEHPALYRIVREAEFVSPRSLRLHYSRIVDGYIEGLTAARERGEVGDIDPTVAAWALMGVGEMIGMRWVLWGEEGASGASADPLASGTTDVPDAVFDSMMRFIENALAARGTQEGAP; this comes from the coding sequence GTGAGCGCGGCACCGCGCACGGCGCGCGGCGAGCGCACCCGCCGGGCGATCCTCGACGCCGCCGAGCATGTCTTCGCCGAGCTCGGCTACGCCGAGTCGTCGATCGTGCGCATCACGGAGCGCGCAGGCGTCGGGCAGGGCACGTTCTACCTCTACTTCGACTCGAAGCTGCAGGTCTTCGAAGAGCTCGTCGACGACCTCAACCGCCGCGTGCGGCACGCGATGACGGAGCACGCGACCGACGACATGAGCCGCATCGAGCGCGAGCGCGAGGGCTTTCGCGGCTTCTTCCGCTTCACGGCCGAGCATCCGGCGCTGTACCGCATCGTGCGCGAGGCGGAGTTCGTCTCCCCGCGGTCTCTGCGCCTGCACTACTCGCGCATCGTCGACGGCTACATCGAGGGCCTCACGGCTGCACGCGAGCGTGGCGAAGTGGGCGACATCGATCCGACGGTCGCGGCCTGGGCGCTCATGGGCGTCGGCGAGATGATCGGCATGCGCTGGGTGCTGTGGGGCGAGGAGGGGGCGAGCGGGGCGAGCGCGGATCCGCTCGCGAGCGGCACGACCGACGTGCCCGACGCCGTCTTCGACAGCATGATGCGCTTCATCGAGAACGCGCTCGCAGCGCGCGGAACCCAGGAGGGGGCACCATGA
- the ispG gene encoding flavodoxin-dependent (E)-4-hydroxy-3-methylbut-2-enyl-diphosphate synthase: MPKIPETLAPRRVSRQIKVGKVLVGGDAPVSVQSMTTTPTTDINATLQQIAELTATGCDIVRVAVPTQDDADVLHIIAKKSQIPVIADIHFQPKYVFQAIDAGCAAVRVNPGNIKKFDDKVGEIAKAAKDAGVSLRIGVNAGSLDPRLLQKYGKPTPEALVESAVWEASLFEEHDFHDFKISVKHNDPIVMVKAYRQLAERGDWPLHLGVTEAGPAFQGTIKSATAFGILLGEGIGDTIRVSLSAPPAEEIKVGLKILESLNLRERKLEIVSCPSCGRAQVDVYTLADDVTAGLEGMTVPLRVAVMGCVVNGPGEAREADLGVASGNGKGQIFVKGEVIKTVPESEIVATLIEEANRIAASMPDAPVGEPQVLTS; the protein is encoded by the coding sequence ATGCCCAAGATTCCCGAAACCCTCGCCCCCCGCCGCGTCAGCCGCCAGATCAAGGTCGGCAAGGTGCTCGTCGGTGGTGACGCCCCGGTCAGCGTGCAGTCGATGACGACGACGCCGACGACGGACATCAACGCGACGCTCCAGCAGATCGCCGAGCTCACCGCGACGGGCTGCGACATCGTGCGCGTCGCGGTACCGACGCAGGACGACGCCGACGTGCTGCACATCATCGCGAAGAAGAGCCAGATCCCCGTCATCGCCGACATCCACTTCCAGCCGAAGTACGTCTTCCAGGCGATCGACGCCGGCTGCGCCGCAGTGCGCGTCAACCCGGGCAACATCAAGAAGTTCGACGACAAAGTCGGCGAGATCGCGAAGGCGGCCAAGGATGCGGGCGTGAGCCTGCGCATCGGCGTCAACGCCGGCTCGCTCGACCCCCGCTTGCTGCAGAAGTACGGCAAGCCGACGCCCGAGGCGCTCGTCGAGAGCGCGGTGTGGGAGGCGAGCCTGTTCGAGGAGCACGACTTCCACGACTTCAAGATCTCGGTCAAGCACAACGACCCCATCGTCATGGTCAAGGCCTACCGCCAGCTCGCCGAGCGCGGCGACTGGCCGCTGCACCTCGGCGTGACCGAAGCAGGCCCCGCCTTCCAGGGCACGATCAAGAGCGCGACGGCCTTCGGCATCCTACTCGGCGAGGGCATCGGCGACACCATCCGCGTCTCCCTCTCGGCGCCGCCGGCGGAGGAGATCAAGGTGGGCCTCAAGATTCTCGAGTCGCTCAACCTGCGCGAGCGCAAGCTCGAGATCGTCTCCTGCCCCTCGTGCGGTCGCGCGCAGGTCGACGTGTACACGCTCGCCGACGACGTGACGGCGGGGCTCGAGGGCATGACCGTGCCTCTGCGCGTCGCCGTCATGGGCTGCGTCGTGAACGGTCCAGGCGAGGCCCGCGAGGCCGACCTCGGCGTCGCGAGCGGCAACGGCAAGGGCCAGATCTTCGTCAAGGGCGAGGTCATCAAGACGGTGCCGGAGTCGGAGATCGTCGCGACCCTCATCGAGGAGGCGAACCGCATCGCGGCCTCGATGCCGGATGCCCCGGTCGGCGAACCGCAGGTGCTCACGAGCTGA
- a CDS encoding 3-hydroxybutyrate dehydrogenase, translated as MTQVVQGELDGRRAVVTGGASGIGEACSRALAAAGAHVVIADRDGEGAARVAAAIGGEAWEVDLSDLDALAEVELRADILVNNAGVQTVSPIAEFDPARFRFIVDLMLVSPFLLTRAALPGMYERGWGRIINISSVHGLRASAFKSAYVSAKHGLEGLSKVTALEGGPHGVTSNCINPGYVRTPLVEKQIADQARVHGIPEDEVVERIMLTESAVKRLVEPDEVASLAVWLCGAAAGMVTGSSYSMDGGWSAR; from the coding sequence ATGACGCAGGTCGTGCAGGGAGAGCTCGACGGTCGCAGGGCGGTCGTCACGGGCGGCGCGAGCGGCATCGGAGAGGCGTGCTCGCGCGCGCTCGCCGCGGCCGGGGCGCACGTCGTCATCGCCGACCGCGACGGCGAGGGCGCCGCGCGCGTCGCTGCGGCGATCGGCGGCGAGGCGTGGGAGGTCGATCTGAGCGATCTGGATGCTCTCGCCGAAGTCGAGCTGCGCGCCGACATCCTCGTCAACAACGCGGGGGTGCAGACGGTGAGCCCGATCGCCGAGTTCGACCCGGCGCGCTTCCGCTTCATCGTCGACCTCATGCTCGTCTCGCCGTTCCTCCTCACGCGCGCCGCCCTGCCGGGCATGTACGAGCGCGGCTGGGGTCGCATCATCAACATCAGCTCGGTGCACGGGCTGCGCGCGAGCGCCTTCAAGTCTGCGTACGTCTCGGCGAAGCACGGTCTCGAGGGCCTGTCAAAGGTCACCGCGCTCGAGGGCGGCCCGCACGGCGTCACGAGCAACTGCATCAACCCCGGCTACGTGCGCACGCCGCTCGTCGAGAAGCAGATCGCCGACCAGGCGCGCGTGCACGGCATTCCCGAGGACGAGGTCGTCGAGCGCATCATGCTCACCGAGAGCGCCGTCAAGCGGCTCGTCGAGCCCGACGAGGTCGCCTCTCTCGCGGTGTGGCTGTGCGGCGCGGCGGCGGGCATGGTCACGGGCTCCTCGTACTCGATGGACGGCGGGTGGAGCGCACGATGA
- a CDS encoding alpha/beta fold hydrolase, translated as MTEMLLPGIVAHSVPAPRLTAAVLERPAEGEPVGTVVFVHGNVSSSHSYQPTMLALPPQWRALAVDLRGFGGSEVKPVDATRGLRDFSDDVASVLETLGTGAVHLVGWSMGAGVVLQYLLDNPDAVLSVTLESPVSPYGFGGTALDGSLLTPDAAGTGGGGGNPDFIARLAAGDLGGEEQTSPRSVYRTAYVAQPDGLPHEDLWVASMLTTATGEDNYPGDSVPSENWPGFAPGPRGVLNTMAPTHLNLSGITELETKPAILWIRGDADAIVSDTSAFDLNFLGQLGAIPGWPGAEVAPPQPMVSQTRAVLERYASAGGSLREVVFEGCGHSPHLEQAESFVAALLEHLDAAG; from the coding sequence ATGACCGAGATGCTTCTGCCGGGCATCGTTGCCCACTCCGTGCCTGCACCGCGACTCACCGCGGCGGTGCTCGAGCGCCCCGCCGAGGGAGAGCCCGTCGGCACCGTCGTCTTCGTGCACGGCAACGTGTCCTCCTCGCACTCCTACCAGCCGACGATGCTCGCGCTCCCGCCGCAGTGGCGCGCGCTCGCGGTCGACCTGCGCGGCTTCGGCGGCTCCGAGGTCAAGCCGGTCGACGCGACCCGCGGGCTGCGCGACTTCTCCGACGACGTCGCGAGCGTGCTCGAGACGCTCGGCACGGGCGCCGTGCACCTCGTGGGCTGGAGCATGGGCGCGGGTGTCGTGCTGCAGTACCTTCTCGACAATCCCGACGCCGTGCTGAGCGTCACGCTCGAATCGCCCGTCTCGCCATACGGCTTCGGCGGCACCGCCCTCGATGGCTCGCTCCTGACCCCCGACGCCGCCGGCACGGGCGGGGGCGGCGGCAACCCCGACTTCATCGCACGGCTCGCCGCGGGCGACCTCGGCGGCGAGGAGCAGACGTCTCCGCGGTCTGTCTACCGCACCGCCTATGTGGCGCAGCCCGATGGCCTGCCCCACGAGGATCTCTGGGTCGCGTCGATGCTCACGACGGCGACGGGGGAGGACAACTACCCCGGTGACAGCGTCCCGTCGGAGAACTGGCCGGGATTCGCTCCAGGGCCGCGCGGCGTGCTCAACACGATGGCGCCCACGCACCTGAACCTGTCCGGCATCACCGAGCTCGAGACGAAGCCCGCGATCCTGTGGATCCGCGGCGACGCCGACGCGATCGTCTCCGACACCTCGGCCTTCGACCTGAACTTCCTCGGCCAGCTCGGGGCGATCCCCGGGTGGCCCGGCGCCGAGGTCGCACCTCCGCAGCCGATGGTGAGCCAGACGCGGGCCGTGCTCGAGCGCTACGCGAGTGCCGGGGGATCCCTGCGCGAGGTCGTGTTCGAGGGGTGCGGTCACTCGCCCCACCTCGAGCAGGCCGAGAGCTTCGTGGCCGCCCTCCTCGAGCACCTCGACGCTGCGGGCTGA
- a CDS encoding alpha/beta hydrolase — MTEFAPATIAVPVLGGALTVGIWNDSPDAPAVLAIHGITANHRCWPLLADHLPGVRLIAPDLRGRGRSRDLGGPYGLEQHARDLVAVLDHLGLESVAVVAHSMGAFVAVLLAARFPDRVSSLTLVDGGLPLDPPERAGSGDEAHGAAVPDGTAVLGPAARRLSMTFASVEEYRDFWREHPAFRDRWSRAVEAYVDYDLHGEPPALKPSGDLAAVGADVAELYGGESYRRALESVRQPTTFLRAPRGLLDEPEALYRPERTSEQPTISGMRVIEVDDVNHYTIVLAEPGARRVARAVSDALHVPSAAAPAATVHD, encoded by the coding sequence ATGACCGAGTTCGCCCCCGCCACGATCGCGGTCCCCGTCCTCGGGGGAGCGCTCACGGTCGGCATCTGGAACGACTCTCCGGATGCGCCCGCGGTGCTCGCGATCCACGGCATCACCGCGAATCACCGGTGCTGGCCGCTCCTGGCAGACCATCTCCCCGGCGTGCGGCTCATCGCTCCCGACCTGCGCGGTCGCGGCCGATCACGCGACCTCGGGGGTCCATACGGCCTCGAGCAGCACGCCCGCGACCTTGTCGCCGTGCTCGACCACCTGGGGCTCGAGAGCGTCGCCGTCGTCGCCCACTCGATGGGGGCGTTCGTCGCGGTGCTGCTCGCGGCGCGCTTCCCCGACCGCGTCTCCTCCCTGACCCTCGTGGACGGCGGGCTGCCGCTCGACCCGCCCGAGCGCGCGGGGTCGGGCGACGAGGCGCACGGTGCTGCGGTACCGGACGGCACGGCTGTGCTCGGGCCAGCCGCGCGGCGCCTCTCGATGACGTTCGCCTCGGTCGAGGAGTACCGCGACTTCTGGCGTGAGCATCCCGCCTTCCGCGACCGCTGGTCGCGCGCTGTCGAGGCCTACGTCGACTACGACCTGCACGGTGAGCCCCCGGCCCTGAAGCCCTCGGGCGACCTGGCGGCGGTCGGCGCCGATGTCGCTGAGCTGTACGGCGGGGAGAGCTACCGCCGGGCGCTCGAGAGCGTGCGCCAGCCGACGACCTTCCTGCGCGCACCGCGCGGCCTCCTCGATGAGCCCGAGGCGCTCTACCGCCCCGAGCGCACGAGCGAGCAGCCGACGATCTCGGGCATGCGCGTCATCGAGGTCGACGACGTCAACCACTACACGATCGTGCTCGCCGAGCCGGGTGCGCGCCGCGTCGCGCGCGCGGTGAGCGACGCACTGCACGTCCCCTCCGCTGCGGCGCCCGCCGCGACCGTCCACGACTGA
- a CDS encoding proline--tRNA ligase yields MTTRLTQLFLRTLRDDPADAEVASHRLLVRAGYIRRQAPGVFAWLPLGLRVRRRVEAVIREEMHAIGCQEVHFPALLPREPYEASGRWEEYGDGIFRLKDRKGADYLLAPTHEEVFTLTVKDLYGSYKDLPLSIYQIQDKYRDEARPRAGLLRGREFSMKDAYSFDVTDEGLDASYQAQRDAYERIFSRLGLEYVIVQADAGAMGGSRSEEFLHPTPIGEDTFVRSAGGYAANVEAYRSVSPAPQLIDGHPAAEIIDSPQTPTIATLVALANEKHPREDRPWTAADTLKNVVLRLTALDGTKELVVVGLPGDREVDLKRAEVAFAPAEVAAATEEDFAAHRGLVKGYIGPWAPSGAVLGKGSSTGIRYLVDPRVVDGTAWVTGANEHEKHVLGLIAGRDFTADGLADIAEVREGDPAPDGSGPIETARGMEIGHVFQLGRKYAEALGLQVLDENGKLVTVTMGSYGIGVTRILGVIAEANHDERGLVWPRNVAPFDVHIVATGKDAAVFEVAETLVSELDGAGFDTLFDDRPKVSPGVKFGDAELIGVPLIVIVGRGAAEGRVEFRDRRTGEREEIALHEVLDRLRDAPQ; encoded by the coding sequence GTGACGACGCGACTGACCCAGCTCTTCCTCCGTACACTTCGCGACGATCCCGCCGACGCTGAGGTGGCCAGCCACCGCCTCCTCGTGCGCGCCGGGTACATCCGGCGCCAGGCGCCGGGCGTCTTCGCCTGGCTGCCGCTCGGCCTGCGCGTTCGGCGCCGGGTCGAGGCCGTCATCCGGGAGGAGATGCACGCGATCGGCTGCCAGGAAGTGCACTTCCCCGCCCTCCTGCCGCGCGAACCCTACGAGGCGAGCGGCCGCTGGGAGGAGTACGGCGACGGCATCTTCCGTCTCAAGGACCGCAAGGGCGCCGACTACCTCCTCGCGCCCACGCACGAAGAGGTCTTCACGCTCACGGTCAAGGACCTCTACGGCAGCTACAAAGATCTTCCGCTGTCGATCTACCAGATCCAGGACAAGTACCGGGATGAGGCGCGCCCGCGCGCTGGCCTGCTGCGCGGCCGCGAGTTCTCCATGAAGGACGCATACTCCTTCGACGTGACCGATGAGGGTCTGGATGCCTCGTACCAGGCGCAGCGCGACGCCTACGAGCGCATCTTCTCCCGCCTGGGGCTCGAGTACGTCATCGTGCAGGCGGATGCCGGGGCCATGGGCGGCTCGCGCAGCGAGGAGTTCCTGCACCCGACGCCCATCGGTGAGGACACCTTCGTGCGATCGGCCGGGGGCTACGCGGCGAACGTCGAGGCCTACCGCTCCGTCTCGCCCGCCCCCCAGCTGATCGACGGACACCCCGCTGCAGAGATCATCGACTCACCGCAGACGCCGACGATCGCGACGCTCGTCGCGCTCGCGAACGAGAAGCACCCGCGCGAGGACCGCCCGTGGACGGCGGCGGACACACTCAAGAACGTCGTGCTGCGGCTCACGGCGCTCGACGGCACGAAGGAGCTCGTGGTCGTCGGCCTGCCCGGCGACCGGGAGGTCGACCTCAAGCGCGCCGAGGTGGCCTTCGCTCCCGCCGAAGTCGCGGCGGCGACCGAAGAGGACTTCGCCGCGCATCGCGGCCTCGTCAAGGGCTACATCGGCCCCTGGGCGCCGAGCGGCGCCGTTCTCGGGAAGGGCTCGAGCACGGGCATCCGGTACCTGGTCGATCCTCGCGTCGTCGACGGCACCGCCTGGGTGACCGGCGCGAACGAGCACGAGAAGCACGTACTGGGCCTCATCGCGGGTCGCGACTTCACCGCCGACGGCCTCGCCGACATCGCTGAGGTGCGCGAGGGGGATCCCGCCCCCGACGGCTCCGGGCCGATCGAGACCGCGCGCGGCATGGAGATCGGGCACGTCTTCCAGCTCGGCCGCAAGTACGCCGAGGCGCTCGGGCTGCAGGTTCTCGACGAGAACGGCAAGCTCGTGACCGTCACAATGGGCTCGTACGGCATCGGCGTGACGCGCATCCTCGGCGTCATCGCGGAGGCCAACCACGACGAGCGCGGTCTCGTGTGGCCGCGCAACGTGGCCCCCTTCGACGTGCACATCGTGGCGACGGGCAAGGATGCCGCGGTATTCGAGGTCGCCGAGACGCTCGTGAGCGAGCTGGACGGAGCGGGGTTCGACACGCTCTTCGACGACCGGCCGAAGGTCTCGCCCGGCGTCAAGTTCGGCGATGCCGAGCTCATCGGTGTGCCACTGATCGTCATCGTCG